The genomic interval ACGTCGACTCCTGTCCGGTCCAGTCGATGCGGTTGAACCAGTCGCCCGAGTTGTAGCTGTTGCGGTCGAGCGACTTGGAGCGCAGCAGCTCCGTGCCGGCGTGCCAGAACGAGGGCGACTGCGACAGGGTCACGGTCGCGAGCTCGAGCGTGTTCATGCGCACCCGGTCGGCCATGGACGTGTCGACGGGGAGCTTGAGCACCGAGAGGTCGTAGAGCGTCTCGTTGTCGTGCGCGTCGACGTAGTTGATGGTCTCGTCGGGCTGGTCCGCGTAGCCGGCCGGAGCATCGTTGTACTTCACCTCGGCGCCCGATTTCACGGTGCCGTCGGCAGCAGTCATCTCGAAGCCGCGGAGATTGCCCGTCAGGCCGATCTTGACGAGGTCGGTCTGCTCGCCGAGGGTGCGCGCATCCGGCCGGACCGGGTGGCCGTTCGGATCGGTGCCGAGCCCCGTGCCGAAGCCCTGGTCCCAGACCGACGCCGCGTCGACCGGGCTGCCGCCGTGCACACCGTCACGGAGCCGGTCGTTGAACGTGCCGATGCCCGTGCCGCCGAGGTTGCCCTGGCGGGCCTGCTCGAACAGCTTGTCGTCCTGCACCTCGCCGAAGTTCCAGCCCTCGCCGTACAGGTAGATCGACTTCCCGTCGACGCCGTCCTTCTTCAGCGTCAGCTCGTCGAGGGCCGCCCGGATCGCGAGCATGTTCGCCTTCGAGTGGTGGCCCATCAAGTCGAAGCGGAACCCGTCGACCTTGTACTCGCGTGCCCACAGCACGACCGAGTCGACCATGAGCTTCTGCGCGACCTCGTGCTCGGTGGCGACGTTCTGGCAGCACGTCGAGGTCTGGACGCCTCCTGTCGCGTTGAGGCGCTGGTAGTAGCCGGGCACGACCTGGTCGAGCACCGACTTCGCACCCTGACCGGACTCGGCGGTGTGGTTGAAGACCTCGTCGAGCACGACCTGCAGGCCCATGCTGTGAAGAGCGCCGACCATCGAGCGGAACTCGCCTACTCGTGCACCGCCGTCGGGGTTCGTCGCATACGAGCCCTCGGGAACCGAGTAGTGATAAGGGTCGTAGCCCCAGTTGAACGCATCGGTATCGACGACATCCTTGATGCACTCCCGCTGATCCTCCGAGTCGAGAGCCATCGAGGCGAGGTCGCAGTCGGGCGTCTGCTGGGCGGCTCTGTTCTCCTCGATCGACGCGATGTCGAACGACGGCAGCAGGTGCACCGTGTTGATGCCCGCCGCGGCGAGCTGCTCGAGCTGATCGGTGCCCGCGCTCTTGCGCGCGAAGGCGAGGTACGTGCCGCGCTCGGCCTCGGGCACAGACTCATCCGTGGCCGAGAAGTCGCGGATGTGCAGCTCGTAGATCGCGCGATCCACGGCCCGGTCGATCACGGGCGCCTTCGTCTTCTCCCACTGCTTCGGGCGCCACTGCTTGTCGTCGAGGTCGATCGCGACCGAGCGCGTCGAGTTCTCGGTGAGCGCCACGGAGTACGGGTCGGTCACGTCGTTCTTCTCGATCGCCGTGGTCGTGGGGGCGTAGACCTCGACCTCCCACAGATACTCGTCGCCCTTCAGCCCGGCTTTGCCGCCAGCGGTCCAGGTTCCGGATGCCGCATCCCACGCCGCTTCGGTGTGCACCGGGTCGCCTGTCCCAGCGGGGTCCCAGGTCAGGAGTGTCGCGGCCTGCGCCGTCGGCGCCCAGAGCCGGAACGTCGGCTTGCTGCCCTGGAACGTCACGCCGAGGTCGACGTCGGTGACGGCATCCGCGTACAGGTCGTCGAGCACACCCGGGATCTGCACACCGGTGAACGCGGTGAGTGCATCGCCGGCGCCGCGTTGGGCGACCATGAGCTGGCCCTTCAGCAGGCTCGCCACGGCGTCACGGTCCTGACCCTCGACGTGCAGCGCCGTGTAGTCGGCGAGCGCGGGGAACCGATCCTTCTGCGCCGGGGTCAGGCCGGTGGCGACGAGTGAGAGGTCGACGGCATCACCGCCGGTGACGTCTCCGTCCGCCACCCCGAGCGAGGCGTCATCCGACGAGTACAGCTGCCACGAGGCATCCGCCGCCGGTGCGCCCAGCTTCGATGGCCACGCGATCGTCTCGGCGTCGATCCAGTGCGCCTGCAGCTGCCCGGTGCCGGGAAGCGGCGGATCCGTGAGCTCGATCTCGAGAACGTGCGTGGCGAGCGTGTAGCGGAACAGGATCTGCTTGCCGTCACTGGCGCTGAACGAGTAGTTGCCGCCGCCTGGCACGCCGCCGACCCCGTAGTTCTCATCCCAGCTCAGGCCGTGGGCGACCTTGGTCTCATAGGCGCCGGTCGGGATCGCACTCGTCGCGAACTCGTACACGCCGTCCTTGTCGCCGTCGAACATCAGGCCGCGGAGGCAGCCCGGCGACCAGTCCCCCAGGCATCCGAGCTCGCTCTGCTGCGACCCCGGAAGGGTCACGAAGGGACCCTCCGCATTCGACTGCACGAACTTGCTGCGCGGATCGAAGTAGAACGTGATCTTTCCGCCCGCGTGCGTGATGGAGATGTTGCCGCCGTTCGGCACGCCGTTCGCGCCGAAGTTGACGTCCCACGACTTGTCGGTGGCCACCTTGTACTGGTACGGGCCGGGAGCGAAGTCATCGAACTCGAGCTTCCAGATGCCGTCGACGAGCTTCATCTGCGCCTGTTCGCAATCGGGCAGCCAGTCGCCCGCGCATCCCATCTCGGAGTTGAGGTCGCCGGCGATGCTGACGGTCTTGAAATCGACGGGTTCCTCCGGCTCCTCGGGCTCGACGAAGTTGACCTTGTTGCCGACCGAGGCGTACGTGGATGCGGCTGAGCGCTGGCCGGCGGCATCCGTCGACACCGCCCGGTACTCGACGAGCGTGCCCGCCGCGAGGTCGCCGACGTCGTGGAAGACGCGCGGGTCGGTGTCTTCGGCGGTGCCGAGTGCCTGCCAGTCGGCCGAGCCGACGACCCGCCACGCGAAGCTCGTCTCGCGCCAGGCGTCGTCGGCGGCGGCCGACACGGGAGTCGTGCCGGTCAGTCCTGCGCCGGCGACCGGCACCGACACCGAGAGGTCGGCAGCCGCGGCGGGCGCGGTGACCCCGCGGTCCGCGCGCAGCACGACGGCCGAGAGAGCGGGGACGGTGACGGATGCCGCGGCCGCCGCATCCGCAGTCACCGGCGATCCTCCGCCGTAGACAGGCGTATACGTCGCACCGGCGGTGAGCGTCGTCAGGTCGACGGTCTGGTCCGTCGCGGCGTTGTTGAGGGCCACGACGTACTCGACGCGCTCGTCGCGATCGACGCGAGAGAACGCGTAGACGCCGGCGTCATCGCTCGCGAGGAGTTCGATCTGCGCGCCGTCCACCAGGGCCGGGTGAGCCTCACGCAGCTGCGACAGCGCCGCGATGTGCTCGTAGAGCGGAGCGTCGGTGTCGAACCGGTCGACGGAGCCCACGGTCTCGCCGGTGATGAGCGTCTGGTTCTCGTATTCGTCGACCTGGCTCGCGAAGAGGGACTGTCGTGCGTTCTTGTCGGCGCCGTCGATCACGCCGGTGAATCCCTGCTCGTCGCCGTAGTACACGATCGGCTGGCCGCGGCCAAGGAACAGCAGGTCGTGTGCGAGCAGGTCTCGCTGCTCGGCGGCCGGCTGATCCTTGAGGAAGTATCCGATGCGGCCCATGTCGTGATTGCCGAGGAAGGTCGGCAGAGCGGTCGCCGACGAGTCGCTCGTCGTGTAGTAGTCGTCTCCCGCGAACAGCTTCTGGAGCCCCTTGGCCGAGTTGCCCTTCGCGAAGCTCAGTGCGGCGGACTGGAACGTGAAGTCGAGCACGGAGTTCATGTCGGTCTGGCGCACGTAGGGCGACAGCTTGACGGGGTCAGCCTCATAGACCTCGCCGAACATGAAGAAGTCCGGCTTGCCGTGCGTGTGCGCGTAGTCGAGCACCTGCGTGGACCACTTCTGCCAGAACTCGAAGTTCACGTGCTTGGCGGTGTCGATGCGGAAGCCGTCGATCCCCAGGTCGATCCAGGTGTCGTAGACATCGACGAATCCGTTCACCACGGCCGGGTTCTCCGTCATCAGGTCGTCGAGTCCGCCGAAGTCCCCATACGTGGAGTTCTCACCGCTGTAGGTCGTGTTGCCGCGGTTGTGGTACAGCGTCACGTCGTTCAGCCATGCGGGGACCTTGACGCTCTGCTCGGCCGGCGCGACGACGGGCACGTAAGGGAAGGAGGTCCCCGCGTCGAGCGTCGGAAAGCTGTCCGTGCCCGCGTAGGCAGCGGGGTCGAACGGCGTGCCATCGGCATCCTGGTAGGGGCTCGTCGTCTTGTCGACGTAGGTGTACTGGCCGCCCTGGTACGAGATGACGTCGGCGGTGTGGTTCGTGATGATGTCGAAGTAGACGTCGATGCCGCGGCCGTGCGCATCGTCGATGAGGTCCTTCAGCTCGGCGTTGGTGCCGAGGTGCGGGTCGATCTGCGTGAAATCCGTGATCCAGTACCCGTGGTAGCCGGCGCTCGCATCGGCACCGGTGCCCTGCACCGGCTTGTTCTTGAAGCTCGGCGTCAGCCAGATGGCCGTGGTGCCGAGGCCCTCGATGTAGTCGAGCCGGCTGCGAAGGCCCGCCAGGTCGCCGCCGTTGTAGAAGCCCTTGTCCGTCGGATCGAACCCTGTCGAGAGTCGATCCCCGGTGAGTCCGCCGGTGTCGTTCGAGGCATCCCCGTTGTCGAACCGGTCGGTCATGACGAAGTAGAACTGCTCGTCGGCCCCGGCCTGCCGGGCAGGAGCCGAAACGAGGGCGTCGTCGTCGGAGGTGTAGCCGTCGCGCAGCGACTCGACCTCGACAGTCACGCCGACGCGGTGGATGTTGTCGTCGAACACGAACCGGAGCGTGGAGGTGCCGCCCACGGTGAGCGGGATGTTGGCCGAACCCCCGTCGAGTCCATAGGCCTCGTCCCACGCGCCATCGACCGCCACCTTGTACTCGTACGAGCCTGCCGGCACGTCGAACTCGGCGTCGTACACCCCCGCAACGCCGGTGGGTTCGAGTGCGGTGTCGCCGCAGTCCGGCAGCCAGTCGTCGGAGCAGCCGAGCTCGGACTGCAGCGAGCCGGCGAGCACGAACGTGCGGTCCGCCGCGGCGGCAGGAGTCGCCACGGCGATCCCGCCGGTGAGTATGAGGGGCGCGATCGTCAGGATCGCGGCGGGTCGGACACGTGCGGAGGTCGTCTTCGACACAAGGGCTCCTGGGGTAGGGGATCCCCGGAGAGTACTACCCGCCACCCGCAGGGTCGAGGGGGTTGACCAGTCAGAGGCGCTCGATGATCGTCGCGTTCGCCATACCGCCGCCCTCGCACATCGTCTGCAGCCCGTAGCGACCACCGACCGCATCGAGGTGAGCGATGAGCGTGCCGAGCAGGCGGGTGCCCGAGGCGCCGACCGCATGACCGAGCGCGATCGCGCCGCCCCACGGGTTGAGCTTCGCCGGATCCGCGCCGAGCTCCTTCGCCCAGGCGAGCGGCACCGATGCGAAGGCCTCATTCACCTCGTACGCGTCGAGGTCGTCCATCGCCAGGCCGTTTCGCTCGAGGATGCGGCGGGTGGCCGGAATCGGCCCCGTGAGCATGAACAGCGGGTCATCGCCGACCACGGCGAACGAGTGGAAGCGCGCTCGAGGCGTGAGGCCGAGTTCGACCGCCTTCGCGTCGCTCATGATGAGGACGGCGGATGCGGCATCCGTCAGCGGCGAGGAATTGCCCGCCGTGATGTTCCACTCGAGGTCGGGGAAGCGCTCCGCGAGGGCATCGGTGCGGAATGCCGGACCGAGACCCGCGAGTCCCTCCACCGTCGTGCCGGCGCGCACCGTCTCATCCGCCTGGACGATGCCGCTGTCCGTCGTGACGGGCAACAGCTGCGATGCGAAGCGGCCCTGAGCCGCCGCATCCGCTGCCCGCCGGTGCGACTCGGCCGAGAATGCGTCGAGCTCGCCACGGCTGAACCCCCACTTGCGGGCGATCAGCTCGGCGGACACGCCCTGGTTCACGAGGCCCTCGGGGTAGCGTTCCGCGAGTCCGCGCGGCAACGAGCCGCCGGTGCGCGATGACCCGAGCGGCACACGACTCATCGACTCCACCCCGGCGGCGATGACGATGTCGTAGGCGCCGGCGATGACGCCCTGCGCGGCGAAATGCGCGGCCTGCTGGCTCGATCCGCACTGCCGATCGATCGTCGTCGCGGGCACCGACTCGTCGAAGCCGGCGGCGAGAACGGCCTGGCGGGCGATGTTCATCGACTGGTCGCCGATCTGGCTCACACAGCCGACCAGCACATCGTCGATCTGCCTCGACTCCAGCCCGCTGCGCTCGAGGACCGAGCGCAGCACGCCGGCCGCGAGGTCTACGGGGTGCACACCGCTGAGCGCTCCCCCCGGTTTGCCTCGTCCTGACGGCGTGCGGACGACATCGACGATGACGGCATCGCGGGTCATGATCGCTCCCTCTGCTCCGCGGTCGTGTAGGTGCTGCGCTGCTCGATGACCGCGAGTGTGCAACGCGAGATGCAGGCGAGCTTGCCGGCATCGTCGACGATCCGGATCTCCCAGACCTGCGAGCGCCTGCCGATCGCGGCCGGGGTCGCCGTCGCGGTCACCCATCCGGTGAAGACCGGCCGGATGTGGTTGGCGTTGATCTCCTGGCCCACGACGTGGAACCTCTCGCGGTCCACGGCGAGGAAGCCGGCCCACGAGGCGAGAGTCTCGGCCAGTGCGACGGATGCCCCGCCGTGCAGCACACCGGCCGGCTGCACGGTGCGGTGGTCCACCGGCATCCGCGCGACGATCGCGTCATCGCGCACCTCGATGATCTCGATGCCGAGCGTCTCGATGAGCGTGCCCTGCGACATTCCGTTCAGATCGATGCTGTCGACATCGCCGACCCACACGCTCACTCGACGGACTCCTCCGCGCGTCGGACGGTCGCGGCGAAGGCATCATCGGGCACGTAGCCGTCGATGTGCCGCTCGTCCGGACCGTTGTAGGCCGACAGCGGACGGATCAGGGCGTTGGATGCCGCCTGCTCCATGATGTGCGCGGTCCAGCCGGTGACCCGTGACGCCACGAAGAGCGGCGTGAAGGTCAGCGTGTCGAAACCGATCAGGTTGTAGGTCGGACCCGAGGGGTAATCGAGGTTCGGGTAGATGCCCTTGCGCGCGACGAACTCGGACTCCAGGGTGTCGTACAGCGCGGCCAGATCGCGCGCGTGGTCGCCTTCCAGGGAATAGTGCTCGACGAGCGTGTCGAGGGCGGCCTTCATCGTCGGCACCCGGGAGTCTCCGTGCTTGTAGACGCGGTGGCCGAAGCCCATGATCTTGCGCTTCTCGGCGAGCGCCGTATCGAGCCACGGCGAGACGTTCTCGGCCGATCCGATCTCGTCGAAGATATGCATGACGGCTTCGTTCGCGCCACCGTGCAGCGGTCCCTTGAGCGCGCCGATCGCTCCGACGACCGCCGAGTACAGGTCGGCCAACGTGCTGGTGATCACGCGGGCGGTGAACGTCGACGCGTTGAACGAGTGCTCGCCGTACAGGATCATCGAGACGTTGAATGCGCGCACCACGACCGGGTCGGGCAGCTCGCCGAACGTCATCCAGAGGAAGTTCTGCGAGTAGTCCAGGTCGTCGCGGGGCTCGACCAGTGCTTGACCACGACGGCGGCGCTGGTCGTAGGCGACCATCGCCGGCAACTTGGCGAACAGGCGCTTGGACTTCGCCAGGTCGGACTCGCGCGAATTGTCGAACGCGGCGGGATCGGATGCCCCCACCAGCGAGACGGCCGTGCGGAGCACGTCCATCGGGTGCGCCTCGAGCGGGACCAGGTCGATCGCCTGCTTGACGTTGTCATCGAGCGTGCGGTTCGCCCGCTCCTCGGCGACGAACCCGGCCAGCTGCGATTCGGTCGGCAGCTCGCCGTACCAGAGCAGGTACGCGACGGCCTCGAACGACTGCGTGGCCGCGAGTTCCTGCACCGGATAGCCCCGGTACAGCAGGCTGTTGGTATCGGGGTTGACCTTCGACACGGCGGTGTAGTCGACGGTGACCCCGGCGAGGCCCTTCTTGATCTCGATCGTGTCTGTCATGTCGGTCTCCTCAGCGAGCGATGGTGAAGTTGAACACCGAAGTGTCGAAGTGGTTGTAGTCCTCGTAGTCGACGAGGTCGTAGAGGTCGGCGCGGTGCTGCATCTCACCGAGCTTCGAGGTGAGATGGCCCTCGTCGTTCAGCGTATCCAGCGCTCGACCGGCAGCGCCCATCGCGATGCGGAGGAGCGAGACGGGCCAGATCACGATGTTCACGCCGACGTCGCGCAGCTGATCCGACGAGAACAGCTCGCTCTTGCCGAACTCCGTCATGTTGGCGAGGATCGGCACGTCGAGCGCCGCGCGCAGCGCCTCGAACTCGCCGAGATCGCGCATCGCCTCGGGGAAGATCGCATCGGCACCGGCATCCACGAGCGCCTTCGCGCGGTCGATCGCGGCATCCAGCCCCTCTACAGCACGGATGTCGGTCCGCGCCATGATGAGGAAGTTCGGGTCGCGACGGGCATCTGCCGCGGCTCGGATCCGCTTGATCGCGGTGTCTTGGTCGACCACGGCCTTGCCGTCGAGGTGGCCGCAGCGCTTGGGGTTGATCTGATCCTCGATGTGGGTGCCGGCGAGCCCGGCGTCCTCGAGGGTCTGGATGGTGCGCGCGACGTTCA from Microbacterium pumilum carries:
- the prpB gene encoding methylisocitrate lyase, which encodes MLYSTTTAAEKRRLFRERLASGELLRFPGAFNPLSARLIERKGFEGVYISGAVLAADLGLPDIGLTTLTEVAGRGQQIARMTELPAIIDADTGFGEPMNVARTIQTLEDAGLAGTHIEDQINPKRCGHLDGKAVVDQDTAIKRIRAAADARRDPNFLIMARTDIRAVEGLDAAIDRAKALVDAGADAIFPEAMRDLGEFEALRAALDVPILANMTEFGKSELFSSDQLRDVGVNIVIWPVSLLRIAMGAAGRALDTLNDEGHLTSKLGEMQHRADLYDLVDYEDYNHFDTSVFNFTIAR
- a CDS encoding thiolase family protein; translated protein: MTRDAVIVDVVRTPSGRGKPGGALSGVHPVDLAAGVLRSVLERSGLESRQIDDVLVGCVSQIGDQSMNIARQAVLAAGFDESVPATTIDRQCGSSQQAAHFAAQGVIAGAYDIVIAAGVESMSRVPLGSSRTGGSLPRGLAERYPEGLVNQGVSAELIARKWGFSRGELDAFSAESHRRAADAAAQGRFASQLLPVTTDSGIVQADETVRAGTTVEGLAGLGPAFRTDALAERFPDLEWNITAGNSSPLTDAASAVLIMSDAKAVELGLTPRARFHSFAVVGDDPLFMLTGPIPATRRILERNGLAMDDLDAYEVNEAFASVPLAWAKELGADPAKLNPWGGAIALGHAVGASGTRLLGTLIAHLDAVGGRYGLQTMCEGGGMANATIIERL
- a CDS encoding hotdog fold thioesterase, with protein sequence MSVWVGDVDSIDLNGMSQGTLIETLGIEIIEVRDDAIVARMPVDHRTVQPAGVLHGGASVALAETLASWAGFLAVDRERFHVVGQEINANHIRPVFTGWVTATATPAAIGRRSQVWEIRIVDDAGKLACISRCTLAVIEQRSTYTTAEQRERS
- the pulA gene encoding pullulanase-type alpha-1,6-glucosidase, whose translation is MSKTTSARVRPAAILTIAPLILTGGIAVATPAAAADRTFVLAGSLQSELGCSDDWLPDCGDTALEPTGVAGVYDAEFDVPAGSYEYKVAVDGAWDEAYGLDGGSANIPLTVGGTSTLRFVFDDNIHRVGVTVEVESLRDGYTSDDDALVSAPARQAGADEQFYFVMTDRFDNGDASNDTGGLTGDRLSTGFDPTDKGFYNGGDLAGLRSRLDYIEGLGTTAIWLTPSFKNKPVQGTGADASAGYHGYWITDFTQIDPHLGTNAELKDLIDDAHGRGIDVYFDIITNHTADVISYQGGQYTYVDKTTSPYQDADGTPFDPAAYAGTDSFPTLDAGTSFPYVPVVAPAEQSVKVPAWLNDVTLYHNRGNTTYSGENSTYGDFGGLDDLMTENPAVVNGFVDVYDTWIDLGIDGFRIDTAKHVNFEFWQKWSTQVLDYAHTHGKPDFFMFGEVYEADPVKLSPYVRQTDMNSVLDFTFQSAALSFAKGNSAKGLQKLFAGDDYYTTSDSSATALPTFLGNHDMGRIGYFLKDQPAAEQRDLLAHDLLFLGRGQPIVYYGDEQGFTGVIDGADKNARQSLFASQVDEYENQTLITGETVGSVDRFDTDAPLYEHIAALSQLREAHPALVDGAQIELLASDDAGVYAFSRVDRDERVEYVVALNNAATDQTVDLTTLTAGATYTPVYGGGSPVTADAAAAASVTVPALSAVVLRADRGVTAPAAAADLSVSVPVAGAGLTGTTPVSAAADDAWRETSFAWRVVGSADWQALGTAEDTDPRVFHDVGDLAAGTLVEYRAVSTDAAGQRSAASTYASVGNKVNFVEPEEPEEPVDFKTVSIAGDLNSEMGCAGDWLPDCEQAQMKLVDGIWKLEFDDFAPGPYQYKVATDKSWDVNFGANGVPNGGNISITHAGGKITFYFDPRSKFVQSNAEGPFVTLPGSQQSELGCLGDWSPGCLRGLMFDGDKDGVYEFATSAIPTGAYETKVAHGLSWDENYGVGGVPGGGNYSFSASDGKQILFRYTLATHVLEIELTDPPLPGTGQLQAHWIDAETIAWPSKLGAPAADASWQLYSSDDASLGVADGDVTGGDAVDLSLVATGLTPAQKDRFPALADYTALHVEGQDRDAVASLLKGQLMVAQRGAGDALTAFTGVQIPGVLDDLYADAVTDVDLGVTFQGSKPTFRLWAPTAQAATLLTWDPAGTGDPVHTEAAWDAASGTWTAGGKAGLKGDEYLWEVEVYAPTTTAIEKNDVTDPYSVALTENSTRSVAIDLDDKQWRPKQWEKTKAPVIDRAVDRAIYELHIRDFSATDESVPEAERGTYLAFARKSAGTDQLEQLAAAGINTVHLLPSFDIASIEENRAAQQTPDCDLASMALDSEDQRECIKDVVDTDAFNWGYDPYHYSVPEGSYATNPDGGARVGEFRSMVGALHSMGLQVVLDEVFNHTAESGQGAKSVLDQVVPGYYQRLNATGGVQTSTCCQNVATEHEVAQKLMVDSVVLWAREYKVDGFRFDLMGHHSKANMLAIRAALDELTLKKDGVDGKSIYLYGEGWNFGEVQDDKLFEQARQGNLGGTGIGTFNDRLRDGVHGGSPVDAASVWDQGFGTGLGTDPNGHPVRPDARTLGEQTDLVKIGLTGNLRGFEMTAADGTVKSGAEVKYNDAPAGYADQPDETINYVDAHDNETLYDLSVLKLPVDTSMADRVRMNTLELATVTLSQSPSFWHAGTELLRSKSLDRNSYNSGDWFNRIDWTGQESTFGSGLPFAAENPDDWDARRGPLLANPALKPAAADIAAAEASALDLLRVREQVGLLRLGSADLIEQKVTFPNSGPDATPGVIVMLIDDLVGEDVDPALEGALVVFNASPDATTQALPDLAGRGFALTAAQAKGADAVVKTTTWDAASGTVTVPARSVAVLVDKEAVSTSVKAAPNELVAKAGTTVKVTGKVVAADGTAPTGTVTVTDGGRVIATATLAAADKGKVGITLPSLKRGVHVIRTSFTGTGEYQNSRSPIPVPVLIY
- a CDS encoding bifunctional 2-methylcitrate synthase/citrate synthase, with the translated sequence MTDTIEIKKGLAGVTVDYTAVSKVNPDTNSLLYRGYPVQELAATQSFEAVAYLLWYGELPTESQLAGFVAEERANRTLDDNVKQAIDLVPLEAHPMDVLRTAVSLVGASDPAAFDNSRESDLAKSKRLFAKLPAMVAYDQRRRRGQALVEPRDDLDYSQNFLWMTFGELPDPVVVRAFNVSMILYGEHSFNASTFTARVITSTLADLYSAVVGAIGALKGPLHGGANEAVMHIFDEIGSAENVSPWLDTALAEKRKIMGFGHRVYKHGDSRVPTMKAALDTLVEHYSLEGDHARDLAALYDTLESEFVARKGIYPNLDYPSGPTYNLIGFDTLTFTPLFVASRVTGWTAHIMEQAASNALIRPLSAYNGPDERHIDGYVPDDAFAATVRRAEESVE